One genomic region from Alosa alosa isolate M-15738 ecotype Scorff River chromosome 12, AALO_Geno_1.1, whole genome shotgun sequence encodes:
- the ssh1b gene encoding protein phosphatase Slingshot homolog 1 — translation MALVTLQRSPTPSAASTASTGASTAGEDLGSDDDRKANQSLSESFFMVKGAALFLQQGGNSNTQAPRTPTHHKHAGDLPQHLQVMINTLRSEDRIKLAVRLESVWSDRVRYMVVVYTNGRQDTEENILLGMDFTNKDSKSCSIGMVLPLWSDTSIHLDGDGGFSVNTAGRLHVFKPVSVQAMWSALQVLHKACEVSRRYNYFPGGMALTWTGYYESCISSEQSCINEWNAMSDLETTRPDSPTMFTDRPTERERTECLIKSKLRTVMMFQDLENVTSKEIRNELEQHMSCNLTEYKEFIDNEMLLILGQMDKATLIFDHLYLGSEWNASNLEELRELGVGYILNVTREIDNFFPGTFAYHNVRVYDEEATDLLAHWNDTYNFIVRAKKNQSKCLVHCKMGVSRSASTVIAYAMKEYGWSLEKALNFVKQKRSIACPNSGFMRQLAEYEGILDASKQRHNKLWHPEGGGDEMPEGGGPEGEPGEGEEWLREGGAASASPHCCGGGGGGGAVEMAPLDQLNYNYYFRRLSDTALDSEPSTPVRGPPLLGLDRVFIEIEDVERDALLDDDGFPTPTLGPPLGEGTAAQTCGRLEPLEDMRLRLEFSTVEEEDEEEAQKEEAEMAALASGAAGEDGGAVSRSASGTSLSNLNRFNNENANNSNRLANKRSCPPTFDDSASIRNPYKVKPSYQSCRDCLRLPSNRRCERLAGGRTHRLNPPRHSALPTISIEPPRAAAANPFAPSTTRPSPSSSSSAHMLQIPTASSRPPPAQPPCNHLCRCGRCPRCASRALPGMAPLPMASLEAYRQQLVSPMSCEELQRDLQRPLEAEDLEELQEEEEEEEAEEKRRGRQGGAAANTGAISELTLLQLSLDSGERPVVELHQEALSMRPVAELHQDALALTPAAELHEKDSSGHAALTTGLVRQRLEQLSSLPLEDALPRETQPELMDVVRTGEQTAPPGPVEEMEVDAGSGSIGVVSAQALETPVLSPGGALLPSSPLGCSLTRSSSSDSLSSLASVRGGQPGLVRQRAQEIEARMRLAGLTIPSPLKRSNSLAKLGDLILSTQDLSSPPSSQLSDFSGGEQTPHYPALRPILAKSQSGVPQS, via the exons ATGGCCCTGGTAACGCTGCAGCGCTCCCCCACCCCGAGTGCAGCATCCACTGCCAGCACCGGCGCCAGCACCGCGGGGGAG GATTTGGGGAGCGACGATGACCGAAAGGCCAATCAAAG CCTCAGTGAGAGCTTCTTCATGGTCAAAGGGGCAGCGCTGTTTCTCCAGCAGGGCggcaacagcaacacacaggcacccagGACCCCTACGCACCACAAACACGCAG GTGACTTACCACAACACCTGCAGGTAATGATCAACACCCTTCGCTCTGAGGATCGCATTAAGCTG gcTGTCAGGTTGGAAAGTGTCTGGTCTGATCGTGTGCGATACATGGTCGTTGTTTACACAAATGGGAGGCAAGATACGGAAGAAAACATTCTTTTAGGCATGGATTTCACAAACAAGGACAG CAAAAGTTGTTCCATTGGGATGGTTTTGCCTTTGTGGAGTGACACCAGTATACACTTGGATGGTGATGG AGGCTTCAGCGTGAACACAGCTGGACGTTTGCATGTCTTCAAACCGGTGTCTGTCCAGGCCATGTG GTCCGCCCTGCAGGTCTTACACAAAGCCTGCGAGGTGTCACGCAGGTACAACTACTTCCCTGGCGGGATGGCGCTCACCTGGACAGGCTACTACGAGAGCTGCATCTCCTCAGAGCAGAGCTGCATCAACGAATGGAATGCCATGAGCGACCTGGAGACCACTCGGCCTGACTCGCCCACCATGTTCACTGACAG GCCGACGGAGAGAGAGCGAACCGAGTGTCTTATCAAGTCCAAATTACGCACTGTCATGATGTTCCAGGATCTGGAGAATGTCACCTCAAAGGAG ATTCGCAACGAGTTAGAACAGCATATGAGCTGTAACCTCACGGAGTACAAGGAGTTCATTGACAACGAGATGTTACTCATCCTGGGCCAGATGGACAAAGCCACACTTATATTTGACCATCTCTACTTG GGCTCTGAATGGAATGCCTCTAATTTGGAAGAGCTGCGAGAGTTGGG GGTTGGATACATCCTTAATGTCACCAGGGAGATTGACAACTTCTTTCCCGGCACATTTGCATATCATAATGTACGAGTTTACGACGAGGAGGCAACTGATCTGCTGGCTCATTGGAACGACACCTACAACTTCATTGTCAGAGCCAA GAAAAATCAGTCGAAGTGTCTGGTACACTGTAAAATGGGTGTGAGTCGATCAGCTTCGACGGTGATTGCCTACGCCATGAAGGAGTACGGCTGGTCCCTTGAGAAGGCGTTAAACTTTGTCAAACAGAAGAGGAGCATCGCCTGCCCCAACTCTGGCTTCATGAGACAACTGGCAGAGTACGAGGGCATCCTGGATGCCAG CAAACAAAGGCACAATAAGCTGTGGCATCCTGAGGGAGGGGGTGATGAGATGCCTGAGGGTGGCGGCCCGGAGGGGGAGcccggggagggggaggagtggCTGCGGGAGGGAGGCGCTGCGTCCGCGTCTCCCCACTGCTGTGGCggtggcggaggaggaggagcggtgGAGATGGCGCCGCTGGACCAGCTGAACTACAACTACTACTTCCGCCGGCTCTCGGACACGGCTCTGGACAGCGAGCCCTCGACGCCGGTGCGGGGCCCGCCCCTGCTGGGCCTCGATCGCGTCTTCATCGAGATCGAGGACGTGGAGCGAGACGCGCTGCTCGACGACGACGGCTTCCCCACGCCCACGCTGGGCCCGCCGCTTGGCGAGGGGACGGCGGCGCAGACCTGTGGCCGGCTGGAGCCACTGGAGGACATGCGTCTGCGGCTGGAGTTCAGcacggtggaggaggaggacgaggaggaggcgCAAAAGGAGGAGGCCGAGATGGCGGCGCTCGCCAGTGGCGCAGCAGGCGAGGATGGCGGCGCTGTGTCTCGTTCTGCGTCGGGGACCTCGCTGtccaacctgaaccgcttcaaCAACGAGAATGCCAATAACAGTAACCGCCTCGCCAACAAGCGCAGCTGCCCACCTACCTTTGAC GACAGTGCTAGCATCAGAAACCCTTACAAGGTGAAGCCCTCTTACCAGTCGTGCCGGGACTGTCTGCGCCTGCCGTCGAATCGGCGATGCGAGCGCTTGGCCGGGGGGCGCACCCACCGCCTTAATCCCCCACGCCACTCCGCGCTTCCCACCATATCCATCGAGCCCCCGCGGGCAGCGGCGGCCAACCCCTTCGCCCCTTCAACCACGCGcccctcaccctcctcctcctcctctgcccacATGCTTCAGATACCAACGGCCAGCTCCCGTCCCCCTCCCGCCCAGCCCCCCTGCAACCACTTGTGTCGCTGCGGCCGATGCCCTCGTTGTGCCAGTCGCGCTCTCCCCGGAATGGCCCCTCTCCCGATGGCGAGCCTGGAAGCGTACCGTCAGCAGCTGGTTTCGCCCATGAGCTGCGAGGAGCTCCAGCGGGACCTGCAGCGCCCCCTGGAGGCGGAGGACctggaggagctgcaggaggaagaggaagaagaggaggcgGAAGAGAAGCGAAGAGGACGGCAAGGAGGAGCGGCGGCTAACACAGGGGCCATCAGTGAGCTGACGCTGCTCCAGCTGAGTCTGGACAGTGGAGAGAGGCCAGTCGTGGAGCTGCACCAGGAGGCCCTGTCTATGAGGCCAGTCGCAGAGCTGCACCAGGATGCCCTCGCGTTGACGCCAGCGGCAGAGCTGCACGAGAAGGACTCGTCGGGACATGCGGCGCTGACCACTGGCCTGGTGCGGCAGCGTCTGGAGCAACTCTCCAGCCTGCCTCTAGAGGATGCCCTCCCCCGAGAAACCCAGCCCGAGCTGATGGACGTCGTTAGGACTGGGGAGCAGACAGCGCCCCCTGGGCCTGTGGAGGAGATGGAAGTGGACGCCGGCAGTGGCAGCATCGGCGTTGTCAGTGCCCAAGCTTTGGAGACTCCGGTTCTTTCACCAGGCGGAGcgctcctgccctcctctccactcGGGTGCTCCCTGACCCGCAGCTCCAGCAGCGACAGCCTTTCCAGCCTCGCCAGCGTGCGGGGAGGTCAGCCGGGGCTGGTGAGGCAGCGGGCACAGGAGATCGAGGCGCGCATGCGGCTTGCGGGGCTTACCATTCCCTCCCCCCTCAAACGTTCCAACTCCCTAGCCAAGCTGGGAGACCTCATCCTCTCCACCCAGGACCTCTcatcacccccctcctcccagcTGTCCGACTTCAGCGGCGGGGAGCAGACGCCCCATTACCCTGCTCTCCGCCCCATTCTGGCCAAGTCCCAGTCTGGGGTACCTCAAAgctga